The sequence accACCGTATTTCCATTCTGTGtgacccatagaagtcaatgtgaACAATTAAAATACAGACAGTATCCAGAACTAGTGGCAGGTGCATTCtgccagccagccaatagtcaggcaGCCACCatctgccagcccaccgtattttataggGATACGGTGCGATACGTTGCCATACTGATGCAATACGTCCCGTATTTACAGCCAGAATAAagcagtatatacagaacagaaaagaccatacagttgtgtgcatgaggctgcTTTTATGTATTCATCTTAATATTGTAGCTACATTATTGCCGTttaatggttttatttttttttaatctattttctTTCTTTGTTAAATGTATCTTATTTTGAATCAATTCCTTTAATAAGCACGTCTATTTAGAGTCTTTCGATGCCTATCCTATATTTATCTGAAGAAGAGGTATCACCGGTGTCACTAATTCTTTAATCAAGAATAGGGTCATGAGGATTGACTTATGACATAAGTATGAAATAAACACCCTTCCTTTGCTTTTAGGGGGTTCTGGTGCCAGCAAATGTTGAAGGAGTAACAAGTATCCTTTAAGTTCCAGATGTAAAGTGAAAACTTTCAAGTGAGAAGATACATTCTTACAAGCCCATATAGAGCAATGATTCATCACTTCCAAATATATGTGGAGTCTATAAATGTGTAATCTGCCTACTGTAAAGGATTCTATggcaaaaaaattatatcaaaagAATAAAACTATGACAAATGCACATACTGCAATGTCTACCTTGAAAGATTGACTACCAGTATCTGTTAAACATGTAGTTGAACAATAACAATTGAAGTATATATTAAAGTTTACTGTTGGTAGACGTTTGCTACTAAGAAATTCCTGAGGAAagatgttcctcaggacttcttttattagaaCTCTATATGCTGTGATTgcggcaatatagagttataaaaattattctCATTGGCATGGGGAGCTCAGGCTACATCACCAGAGCACCTTGTATTTTAATTCTTTCACTCCCCTCATTGCGCTAGCAGTCCCACCCAGTCAGTAAAACTGATGGCAGTTGTCCTTTAAATCCTAAAATATAAATGATTAATGTTAATCCATGTATATAGTGATACTTTCTTTAACACATAAGACCTAAGAACCACTGCTCGCTTTGTTCTGATTATTGAAAAAGACGCAACTTTCCAAAGACTACTTGATGATAATTTTTGTGGAAAGTGTGGCCCTTGTATCCTTATTACAGTAAGTGTGTGCTCCTGTTTCATGGTAGCCCTCTACAGGCCCCATGTAATTGGCACATTCTTTTATTGTGTTTCCAGGGGAAAGGAGTCCCAGATCTGAACACAAGACTGTTTGTACGAAAGTTGTGGGACGTTTTCCAGATTCCAATATTCATCTTGGTTGATGCTGATCCTTATGGTATGATGAGATCCAGTCAGTGGAGAATTACAGTGCAATTTTACTTTTCTGTTTCCTTCTGGATCACCAAGGTGTAATTATCAAATACAGTTTAAGCCATTAGCTTAAAGGGATTTGGATGACATCAAGACACTGCATTGTAATCCGTCGTGAATGATGTCTCTTCTCTTTGCGCCTCACACCCATGATCATGTATGATGCAACAGGAAGCAGTACCTTCTCAAAGACATGCATTGATGTGTTTACTCTTAGTCATGTGGTCTTCACCACTTGAGATTAGGCTCATTATTGTATCACGTTACCTGGATTCAAGCTGCTGTACTGAGCAGATCCAGCCCCTTCAGTCACGGTAGGGTCTCCTGAGTTGCCAAATTGTATGTATGCACGTGCATGTGTCTTTTGAGGGCTGCAGTGACTCATTGGGCTGGATCTTTTCAGAATAGCAGTATAATGGAGTaacaggctgtccccgggttacatacaagataggctctgtaggttttttcttaagttgaatttgtatgtaagtcagtactgtatatttaatcattgtaatcccagccagaacttttttggtctctgtgacaattggattttaaatattttgggtagtcataagaatcaggattaacaataaagcttcattacagacccctgtgataactgttatagctgattattgtagcctcagactaaagtacagtaaattaccaacatccagaggtccgtttgtaactaggggtcgtatgtaagtcgagtgttcttaagcaggggaccacctgtactgatcACATGATACATTGTTACATTGGTGCTAGCTTTCTGCAGATCATTCACTTTGTCCCCCTAGTAGTCCTGGGATTTTTGTTCACAGTTCTTGTAATAATTTTGCCCCCACTTGTTGAGATGTTGTGTGGATCCCCTGATCaagggagattatcagtggtTTTGTATGTCTTctattttctaattattgctcccacagttgatttcttcacactAAGCTGCTTGCTTATTGCAGATTgtcttcccagcctggtgcaggGCTACAATTTTATTTTTGCTGTAGTTCGGCAGCTCTTTGctcttcaccatagtggagtttggagtgtgactgtttgaggttgtggaaAGGTGTCTATTATTCTGATCACAGGTTTaaacgggagccattactacaggtaatgaatggagagcagtggagcctcttaaccccttaaggacgcagggttttcggctcatttctcgctctccaacttcaaaaatccataactttttcatttttacgtgtgtgggcttattttgtgcataacaaattttactttcgtAAAtttcgtaatgttatttattttaacatgccgtgtactgcgaagctgaaaaaaaaaattccaaatgtggaaaaattgaaaaaaaaccacacgtgcgtcacgttcttgtgggctcagtttttacgactttcactcttcgctcctactttattctttggttcggtgcgatcgcggtgataccaaatttatataggttttattgtgttttaatacattttcaaaaattaaacgaatgtgtacaaaaaagaaaaactattttttgccatcttctgacgctaataactttttcatactttggtgcacagagatgtgtgaggtgtcattttttgcgaaatgaggcgacgttttcattgctaccattttgaggtctgtgcgacattttgataatttttttatttcattttttatgttatgtaaaaaggtgtaaaagttgcatttcggacatttgggcgccatttcccgcctcggaggtcaccgccgcccgtaaccgtttttatattttcatagatcgggcattttgggacgcggcgataccttatatgtttgtgatttttactgtttattatgttttatatttgttctagggaaaggggggtgatttgaattttttatattttattaatttttttttattttttaaactttttttttatttttttttcactattttttagaccatctagggtacattaacaccgaccgcggttattagcggtgggggttttctgcaaaatgcaaaaaaccccacctttgtatgaagaggattagcccgtgagccctcttcatacatcccttatacgttaaggggttaaataagaagTTACGggtctgtgagagacagaaatctTGCCTGTTTGTATAAGCCGTGTTTTTCagcacctcggcttatacgcttaccgcagctcctcttcattcttctctttgctgtattaCCTGGCAGAGGCATAGTCATGCGGTCTGCCGGCCAGCGCAGTGTGCACATGGACACGTATCTGCTGGCTGTTATAGAAGAGAGAAGTAAGAAGAGAAGCTGCGGGGACGggagcatcggggagccgcaccgagcattggggactgcaggaaggtatgtaagtttatttttttatgtgctgggcaaactgtgggctggctgcctatatactacacgcTGGCTATGTACcaaagtgggctggctggctatctactaaatggggctgactaaatactaaaggggacttgctatataaaaaaaacgggttggctatacactacaggggactggctggctatatactaaaggggactggttggctatatactaaaggggcttggctatatactgtagggaaCTGGtgggctatttactacagggggctggtggctatatactacatggggctggctggctatatactacatggggcttgctggcaatatactacaggggtctggctggcaatatactactgggggctggctggctatatactactgggggctggctggttatatactgtgaggctgtgaccaatgcatttcccaccctcggcttatacccaagtcaataggttttcacagtttttggtggtaaaattaggggcctcggcttattctTGTGTcatcttattttccaccataatttgtaaataaattctttaaaaatcagacaacctTTGATGTCAGTTAGAAGACCCActctttttaatctttttaagtgtgagaacttgcacaattggtggctgacaaaatacttttttccaaactgtatacatgtgtgtatatatatatatatatatatatgtgtgtgtgtgtgtgtgtgtgtatactgtatatatatgcattgaGCTGTTTTGTTTAAGCAGCTTACAGTAGCACAGTTTCTTGCAatgagcttaaaggggtgttctaatctgggcattcacatccatattcattaatctgccatatataaacattccttcaattagatgtcatttaaacaaatttacctgggtgaagataatttctcataaatgtagtcatatggtcccttagaaacaagactgtgtccctggatatggCTATCTCTGCTGGAGGattacacatagaaaaaaaaaggttttgtgtatgaaatgtccgggagttactgcatatcctacagccgtcctgtggtaaagaTTGCCGAATCCAGATGGTCAGGCAGGGCCTAATGTCTGTCCACCACTgctagagtgtggggtggtcgtattcgaggaagctatctcgtttctaaggggcaacatcactacatttatgagaaattatcttcacacaggaacattttttaataacatccaattgaagaaatgtttacatatgacaaatgaattaagttaaatgtgaatgcccagatgggaatacccctttaagtttttctccCAAATAAACTTAGTTAATTGTGTATCAATTGAAGATTAGTCATGCAGTGTGACCCACTAGGGCAGGGCCGGGCAATGTGCGGCATGTGGGCCACACGTGGCCCACTGAGTATTTTGGAGCAGCCCACGTGACACGTGCCACAAGCGCGGTCACACCCTTTGCGATCGTGGCGGGCAGGGATAATGGGGCCAGGAACAGCGAGAGTATACGAGCCAGTAGCCCTACTATTGTATGGCACCTGGCTCGTACACTCCTGTTGGCTCGTGCGCTACAGTTGACTGCTGTTTGTACCATggcagagcaggtagcaatacacTCCCTGTTCTACCACTAGGGACAGCAGGGTTCCTTGCTCTGGCCACATCGCTGGATAGCTGCCATAGGCGTacgttttttggggggttttttatgCAAAGGGCATAATGAGAGGGGCAACATTATATGAGGGCTTAATGGAGGGGGGGATTATCTAAGTAGAGGGGACAATATATATGCGGGCATAATAGGCGTAGGAATTATATATGGGGGCATATTAGAATGTACATAAgtgcattgtgttttttttcctatttaacCAGCTAGTGCTTATTATTGTGTGCACCAATCTGCCTGTGGCTGATGAGTCTTCACTTTAATGCAGATTTATGTTTTAATCTTTTTACATACAGGTATAGAGATTATGTGTATCTACAAATATGGCTCTGTGGTGAGTGCAGTATTTAATGCTACAAAGAGAACTACTGATTTTCTTGTATGAAATATTTTGTCATTTCAACCCTTTCCATTCTAGGTGCTTCCATGCCAGGAAATGTAGTTGTGTTATTAGCCATAgcaatttttaaataataaaacttcAATTAAATTACAGCATAAAGAGCATTTATAGACATAGGCCTCCATGCAATATCTATACAAAgtgtaaaattttgtaaaaaatgcaTCGAAATTGACTTGATAGCAAAGAAATGTGCCTCATACAGAAAATAATTAGTTTAtacctcctaaatgtaatagataaaCATGTGTAGAATTCAtagatacctcatagtcatatgttcatGTAAATAAATCACTAAAtcactaaaacagaaataaacaaACATCAGCTTTTTAGCTGGAAATTGTAACATGCAAAATATAGCGATTACACACATTAAAAAGTAAATACACcactaaatatatacatttttttaaagtagACAATCTGGGGATTAGATTTGCCCATcctcatgcaactttgtgacaaacacaagttcttaaaaaaatatataaaaaacataaattttgACATAAAAATCAAAAAGTGGAGATTTAAACCCAAATAGGGATGTAAAAATAAGTTAAAGTGAGcaaatttatatataccacaatacacaacaacaacaagaatgtacaggcagtccgcgggttacgtacaagataggttctgcaggtttgttgaatttgtatgtaagtcggaactgtatattttatcattgtaaccccagtcaattttttttggtcactgtgacaattggattttaaaaatgttgggttgtcataagaaccaggattaacaataaagcttcattacagacatctgtgataactgttactgctctttattgtagcctaaggctaaagtacagtaaattaccagaggtccgtttgtaactaggggtcgtctgtaagttgggtgttcttaagtaggggaccgcttgtatactCCAAAACAAATATATAACGCACAAGTAAAAAACTTCCAtccattcaaaaaaaaaattttttcataaaGCACAGCCTACCATGTATAAAAATACATGTACAAAGCCTACCATGTACAAAATACAACCTTCATGCAACAATTCAGCAAACTGATAATTAGCAAAAATAAGATACCAAATTTTCGtctaaaatatgtataaataaagaCTAGTTATAAAAAGAATGTAAAAATGTACTTTACTAAAAACAGCAAGATGTACATATATATTGTCTATATTGAGCAGAATATGGAACATTAAATCTATGGTGCGcgccaaacaatttttgcagaaaattgcactgagatATTATTTCATACTCCCTTACATAACTGTAACCTAAATAAATAAacctaaattaaaaaataatgagaTAATAGTGCCcctttgtttttctattttttttgttgtttactGTGAAAATAAAGATACTTGTACCCCCTTGAATTGCATTTTGTTttgcagacttaaaggggtattcctacaaagacaagatatacttaatatacataatatgCATACATAATATActtaaatatacccaggataaaaaataacagattctctaattcagtactattaacaaaaacacagcatttcacaaatataattccaaccttctctatcagtcctggagttTACAACATGGTTGTCCCGgtatccgaccataaatcttctgactatgcttGGATTTTATAACTTCTCTTGCCTGCACACTCCAGTGTCCAATAATTCCACTATCtataattttacactgaccataactgggtgataggaccaaaaacagcaatgagtaaaattgtaaagtaagggggttaacaatgatctttattgcataaacatcactaggggattaaaacttgagaactttttttcatgggaaaacccctttaatagcataGCAAGCCATAGGACATTGGAATAGCAATGCAGCAGACCTAGGAGATAAAATGTGCGTGTGGGCCAGTAGCAAGACCTGAGTTTCTTAAATTAATCGTGGCCCAACTCACGAAAATTacacaagtacaggcggtcccctacttaagaacacccgacttacatacgacccatagttacaaacggacctctggaggttggtaatttactgtactttagccttaggctacaataaacagctataacaggtatcaaAGGTgttgtcaggttcgctggagagaatgctggtacttctggttcttctgggggTGCTAGCAGTATTCTCCAACCTCCAGCGCGTGTCCGCGCTaactcctcctctcgtcccgggcagcggctgctaagatctcgcgctgtctaggagttgtgttctgaactgctgacttgtggtacctctgcatggtgcctgctattgtgcttggttattctgcaccatgaggggttaattctcagtagttgtccagctcctatcaggttctggaggtggggttctggctgcataaattgcagcctcactagtcacctgtgccagtgtttgaaatcccttctccactcgctcagcattaagtttgacttgctctgtttctgtttctgtatcgttgttgacctcgaCTCGTTTTTGatattgactctttgcctactgactttgctcttgatgtaccctctcgttgtgactccggctagttaaccgttcttttgtgttttatgtttgtcagtctgtttgagttttcccttcccacacttagcagtgtatttcgagtcttcaagtagtcgccccacagtttagcgtgggggggggggctataggaagggacaaaGGTTGGGGCAacctcagggcacactatcccctgtcttttgtgttacccaatcctaacaggtgtctgcagttaagctttattaataatcctggttcttatgataacccacatgttttaaaatccaattgtcgcagagaccaaaaaatattttgggcggagttacaatgataaaatatacagttccgacttacatacaaattcaacttaagaacaaacctaaagaacctatcttgtacgtaacccgggaactgcctgtagttAGATACTTTTATGAAATTACTATACTGTTCTCCAAAATGTATTTTCTTGTGTAAACCACACAGACTAAACATATTTATCATCCTGCATCAATCACTGAGATTATCTGGTACAGTTTAAATGTGCTGTAAATAAAAAaagcatgtcctcccctctgttacTACACCACTGCCCCTGGTTCTATCACCCTCTGTCTGTATACAGAAGCTGCAGCATTCTAGGCTAAGTGTTTTAGAATATAAGTTTGTCTTACTCCATGTCAGTATTCTCAGCAGTGAATATTGTACAACATTATACAGTAAACCTCTATCCAATGTGTATGTGACAGAAATGAACCTTTGCCACAAATATTTAACAAAATTTCCCATAACAGTATGTGCAAGTGTCAAATTTCCTGGCTGTGACACTAATGACCTAACCttcatttttgggggattttttttttcttcttttagtcAATGTCATTTGAGGCTCATAATTTAACAGTCCCATCTATTGCTTGGCTTGGCCTGCTGCCATCCGACATAGAGAGGTAAGGAGCAGGGTATAGTTAGTCTATCACGTAGAATTAAATGGTTTTTCCACTTTAGGCACATAAAGTAAATTGTATGTGTAAaagtttccaatacactttctgtatcaattcttcaaggTCATCTAAATATATGTTGGCTGtattcttgctgtcatgcaacagaaagcttgtttacttcctgtagataaacgctggtccatggtcatgtaatgtcacacaggtgcaaaaaCGTGTTGGCATCaaacaactctgattactctctcaaTATAagaagttgtgcacctgtgtgacatcacatgaccatggacctgtgtatatctacaggaagtaaaccatgaagcttcctatagaatgacaacaatcagagatctagaaaaaaaactgataaattcatacagaaagtatattggaaaatctttataacttttacttacacaaactatcaattatttgctggaatgtgtttAAAGTGGACAATCCTTTTAATCTAATTGAATAGTCTTCTGTGTTTATTGCTCTGTAATATTGCTTGTTTTAGATTGCACATCCCTACAGAAGTTCTGATTCCCTTATCTGAATTGGACCAAAGAAAGTTGCTGAGTTTACAGAAGAGGCCGTATCTTTCCTGCCAGCCATTGTGGAAGCATGAGGTATGTAAAATAATATGATGTTCAGAAACTTGTTTCACCAAGCAGAAACTTATAGAAGTcttgatttttttcccttttgcagCTAGAGATTATGTCTTCAAGGAAAATGAAAGCAGAAATCCAAGTGTTGACTTCTCTCTCTCCTACATTTCTTACTGGTATTTACTTACCCAACAAGCTGCAGTATGGAGGGTGGATTTGAGTAGGCCTCTTTGTTTTGCCACTGGGGAGATTTGTTCTATTTCTTAGTTTTACAGTTGATTCAATTGTCCAGCTTAATAAATATTGGTTAATTGTTCCCATTTTTGTTTGTCACGGGTTTAAGTAATCAGTTTCTACTTATAGATTAACTCTTAATTAATTCCAGATAATTATAAATATTGTGTGGGGGGAGTGTTGTGAACGTTTTTCTAGAAACGGGCTGCAAGTTTATTTCTCTGAAGAGAGCTCTGAACAGCTCTGAACAAGCTATGAGCGAAGGTGTTAAACCTTACTGCTTACAGCTGTGTGAACAAAAACTCGGAGATCAGATCATTGTCAACCTTtaaatacacacaatatacaggctggaatacagATATCTACAAGAGAGCATTGCAGCCTTTCTTTTTTTACAAGCTAAGAATAATTTCttgataaagtatattagaaaaatgttcacaacactgcCTTCTACCcactttattatattataaatgatCTCAAATAATGTATATCCTTTAAACCAAGTTGCTTGGCCaataaacattttacatttaatcgtaactaaactttcaacaaaatgAATAGTGcacatgataatagtaaactttgaaatatactttaataaagaaatatgttccagtttccttcttcttcctctgcctttcttccttatttaaactGTTTAAATTTAAGTCAGCTTTCTGTCCCATATTACACTCATACATGTTTAAGGAAAAAAGTACGGGGTAGAATTGATTGACATGCTACATCCAGTGATGTGTTTTAGAGTTTTCATTAGTGATTGTTATTTGACAACGCATATCAGAGTATATAAACATAATTAAATAAACACAAACATATGTTAAATGTTAGTAGATATTGGTGGacacattggagctcatttacttacccggtccagtcgcgatcccgcggtgcgttgtccgacgtggattcgggttctgccgggattcactaaagttgtgcgcccgatatccagtaggtgtcgctactgcgtcgaggtccgccggagttcacctgcgtcttcccggtgcatgtaactgcttgaacatttcgttttttaaattacgcagtctttctgaatccgtcggttgtccgacggccacaccccccaatttctgtcatgtgaaagccggcgtttgcgtcaaaatccgatcgcgtgctccaaaatcccgtcGGAATTCAgcagaaaacagaaaaattcgggaaacccaacaaaagtgcggccacggagcccttagtaactGAGCCCCATTGAGatgtagtatgtgtgtagatgtatgATAGAAGATATAAAATAGAAGAGATTTAAATATTAAAatcaaaaattatagtaaaattGTGTAAATAGTGAAAGTATTATGTagataaatatgtaaataaatgtatgTAAATAATGAGTGTTCCATGTAGATGAGTAAATGCAAGGATAGTGTAGCGGCATTCCGGAAAATTAAATAGTGTCAATAATACCAATAGTATCAAGGAATAGAGTAAAATAAAATAAGTCAGTATGTACAGTGCATCAATAAAGATgaacataaaacataattaaccccttatcaccgacactagttttcagctcaatgaccagactcgatttttcgaatATGACATGTATCACGATAAGTGGTtagaacttcggaacgctttaacatatccaggtgattttgagactgttttcctggcacatattgtacttcacgttagttgtaaaatttaagtgataagttttgcgtttcgttcttgaaaaaaaaaaaaaattggcaaaagtgTGTAatatttcttcattttcaaagtttaaaatgttccgCTTGTTCAAGTCCTTGTTCAAGTGTATTGCAgcgtatagtgtaagtaactgagcatgctgaacATGCTCATTTACttagagccgggtcctgccaggaaggcggaacccagcgagaagaggagccggaagcctcgggGAAGTTGCTGGACcccggggcagcagcaggagggatcGGGTCTGGGTTGTGATATCACAGCCGGACACCGGCAGCAGCGAGACccaatgtcccgaaatcttcttctgacatgccgccgtagaaaggcgtcgggTCAGacgaagtacccttaatgaccgtcgtagaatcccgatagggctgtcattaaggggttaatataaatataaacataaattGTC comes from Engystomops pustulosus chromosome 6, aEngPut4.maternal, whole genome shotgun sequence and encodes:
- the SPO11 gene encoding meiotic recombination protein SPO11, giving the protein MAFIQSLDFFHCIEEHRKCLLKAIQRMDSQNVVKELTPKPSCQIVASIDNIVQDVLESLSKNESPTLTIENRSNWSNIEFTESVGLQMAKNCTTRKIRSNNPRSAQRFALTMKILSVIYKLLQTSTYATKRDIFYENVQLYGSQTTVDSIITDISCMLKAPRRSLHILSTSKGCVAGNLLYIEQDGTKVDCSFNTSGVLVPANVEGVTNLRTTARFVLIIEKDATFQRLLDDNFCGKCGPCILITGKGVPDLNTRLFVRKLWDVFQIPIFILVDADPYGIEIMCIYKYGSVSMSFEAHNLTVPSIAWLGLLPSDIERLHIPTEVLIPLSELDQRKLLSLQKRPYLSCQPLWKHELEIMSSRKMKAEIQVLTSLSPTFLTGIYLPNKLQYGGWI